In a single window of the Terriglobus roseus genome:
- the fucP gene encoding L-fucose:H+ symporter permease: MSVLRVIAGGTPSGKADPVNTNPSFDPTEGRLQSASASLLPKSGLIPFALVTALFFLWGMSNNLTDVLVQQFKKSFDLSPLQAQLVQTAVFFGYFCMALPAALVTKRHGYKRGILIGLGLFGTGMLLFWPAAVIGRYSLMLFALYVVGCGSAVLETTANPFIAQSGPPESSERRLNLAQSFNPPGTICGVLVGTYFIFSGVELTPAQVLALQQHGQYTHYLHSELMRVVPPYVTLGCVVLALAGVIAFARFNTTLRQNAGAPPEHLGRQIVQILRTPQVLAAVAAQFCYCGAQVSTWSAFIPYTKQYAATSERTAALFLTGNLVAFAAGRIFSTSLMRRFRPVRMMTAYALVNILVLGFAVLRPGLPGAIALVVTSFFMSVMYPTIFSIGIKGLGAKTELASSLLVMAVVGAAVIPPLLGLVARATRSYALGYAPVLACYAVVAVFGWLHSGAPVKASD, encoded by the coding sequence GTGTCTGTTCTACGGGTTATCGCCGGTGGGACGCCCAGCGGCAAAGCAGATCCGGTGAACACAAACCCCAGCTTCGATCCGACGGAAGGGCGCCTACAGTCGGCGAGTGCATCGCTGCTTCCCAAAAGCGGCCTGATCCCGTTCGCTTTGGTCACGGCACTCTTCTTTCTATGGGGCATGTCCAACAATCTGACCGATGTGCTGGTGCAGCAATTCAAGAAATCGTTTGATCTGTCTCCGCTGCAGGCACAGCTGGTACAGACAGCGGTCTTCTTCGGCTACTTCTGCATGGCTCTGCCGGCAGCCCTCGTGACGAAACGCCACGGCTATAAGCGCGGGATCCTGATTGGCCTTGGCCTGTTCGGGACGGGTATGCTGCTGTTCTGGCCAGCCGCTGTCATTGGTCGCTACTCCTTGATGCTGTTTGCGCTGTACGTTGTCGGTTGCGGATCGGCAGTTCTGGAGACCACCGCCAACCCTTTCATTGCGCAATCGGGACCACCTGAGAGCTCGGAGCGGCGACTGAACCTCGCTCAGAGTTTCAATCCACCTGGAACCATTTGCGGAGTTTTAGTCGGCACCTATTTCATCTTTTCTGGTGTTGAGCTGACGCCAGCGCAGGTGCTTGCGCTGCAGCAGCATGGCCAGTACACGCATTACCTGCATAGCGAGCTGATGCGTGTCGTCCCACCCTACGTAACCCTGGGGTGTGTTGTGCTCGCATTGGCGGGCGTTATCGCGTTTGCACGCTTCAATACGACTCTCCGGCAAAATGCCGGCGCACCGCCAGAGCATCTCGGTCGTCAAATCGTGCAGATACTTCGCACGCCCCAGGTACTCGCCGCAGTCGCGGCACAGTTCTGTTATTGCGGTGCGCAGGTCAGCACCTGGTCGGCATTTATCCCCTACACCAAGCAATACGCCGCAACATCCGAGCGAACGGCCGCACTGTTTCTCACTGGCAATCTGGTCGCCTTTGCCGCTGGCCGCATCTTCTCGACATCCCTCATGCGGCGGTTCCGCCCCGTGCGCATGATGACCGCTTACGCCCTGGTGAACATTCTTGTCCTTGGATTTGCAGTACTGCGTCCGGGGCTGCCGGGGGCGATTGCCCTTGTCGTCACAAGTTTCTTCATGTCCGTGATGTACCCAACGATCTTTTCCATTGGGATTAAGGGCCTTGGTGCGAAGACAGAGCTTGCAAGCTCCTTGCTTGTGATGGCGGTGGTAGGTGCGGCGGTGATACCGCCCCTGCTCGGCCTGGTCGCCCGGGCAACACGCAGTTATGCGTTGGGCTATGCACCGGTGCTGGCGTGCTATGCCGTGGTCGCGGTCTTCGGCTGGCTTCACAGCGGAGCACCGGTGAAGGCGTCCGACTAG
- a CDS encoding enolase C-terminal domain-like protein, with translation MITKVRVLDIRFPTSREHIGSDAVNTDPDYSAAYCILETSTGEEGHGLTFTLGRGTDIVVKALEYLASKVEGRALDEITADLNAFAMELSGDTQLRWLGPDKGVVHLACGAMLNAVWDLYARCERKPVWRLLMDMQPEQIVAAIDFRYIADALSPEEALTILRGGKQGQAERLRQLERTGYPAYTTSVGWFGFSDEKIRNLCHAALAEGWTHFKLKVGGTPEDDLRRGLIVREEIGWANRLMVDANQRWGVQQAIDRTLLLRELQPWWMEEPTSPDDILGHARIRRETGVRIATGEHCQNAVMFKQLFQAEAIDVCQIDSCRVAGINENLAIMLMAAKFGVPVCPHAGGVGLCEYVQHLSVFDYLGISCSLQDRVIEYVEHLHEHFVDPVRIERGHYLLPKLPGYSGEMRPESIEQYRYPGGDAWRGTPHEADFVQA, from the coding sequence GTGATAACGAAGGTGCGGGTCCTCGACATCCGTTTCCCAACGTCTCGCGAACACATCGGATCGGATGCGGTTAACACGGACCCGGATTATTCGGCGGCATACTGCATCCTTGAAACAAGTACCGGCGAAGAGGGACATGGCCTTACGTTCACTCTTGGCCGCGGTACCGACATCGTCGTCAAGGCTCTGGAGTATCTGGCGAGCAAAGTCGAAGGCCGTGCTCTGGATGAAATTACGGCAGACTTGAATGCGTTTGCGATGGAGTTGTCGGGCGATACGCAGTTGCGCTGGCTCGGTCCGGACAAGGGCGTGGTGCACCTCGCGTGCGGAGCCATGCTGAACGCCGTCTGGGACCTCTACGCGCGCTGCGAGCGGAAGCCTGTGTGGCGGCTCCTGATGGACATGCAACCAGAACAGATAGTTGCTGCCATCGACTTTCGCTACATTGCCGACGCGCTTTCGCCGGAAGAAGCTCTCACGATCCTGCGGGGAGGAAAGCAGGGCCAGGCAGAACGGCTGCGCCAGCTGGAGCGTACGGGATATCCCGCGTATACGACGTCGGTTGGCTGGTTCGGTTTCAGCGACGAAAAAATACGGAACCTTTGCCACGCAGCCCTCGCTGAAGGCTGGACGCATTTCAAGCTGAAGGTCGGCGGAACGCCCGAAGATGATTTGCGTCGTGGTTTGATCGTGCGGGAAGAGATTGGCTGGGCGAATCGTCTCATGGTCGATGCGAATCAGCGGTGGGGCGTCCAGCAGGCGATTGACCGCACACTGCTGCTTCGTGAGCTTCAGCCATGGTGGATGGAAGAGCCTACGAGTCCCGACGACATCCTCGGGCACGCCCGTATCCGGCGCGAGACCGGGGTGCGAATCGCAACCGGGGAACATTGTCAGAATGCCGTGATGTTCAAACAGTTGTTCCAGGCAGAGGCAATCGATGTCTGCCAGATCGACAGCTGTCGCGTCGCGGGTATCAACGAGAATCTGGCGATCATGCTGATGGCTGCAAAGTTCGGTGTGCCGGTCTGCCCCCACGCAGGCGGAGTCGGATTATGTGAATACGTTCAACACCTCTCCGTATTCGATTACCTTGGGATCTCTTGCTCGCTGCAGGATCGGGTGATCGAGTACGTGGAACACTTACACGAACATTTCGTCGATCCCGTTCGCATTGAGCGAGGACATTACCTGTTGCCGAAACTGCCGGGATATAGCGGCGAGATGCGTCCGGAATCGATCGAACAATATAGATATCCAGGCGGGGACGCCTGGAGAGGAACTCCCCATGAAGCTGATTTCGTACAGGCATAA
- a CDS encoding SDR family NAD(P)-dependent oxidoreductase: MFSLTGKRAVVTGAASGIGLAIAKSFASAGAAVVVCDLVPDAVAGVATAIAEHTGAEVLARTCDVSSEDAVKEVFNGLGPLDILVNCAGIAHVGRLENTTASDLDRLYAVNVRGTFLCMQAALPLLLERGGGSILNMASIAATAGLNDRLAYSMSKGAVLSMTLSVARDYLAAGIRCNAISPARVHTPFVDGFVAKNYPGQEAAKLEELARAQPIGRMGKPEEIAALALYLCSDEASFATGCDYPIDGGFLHVR; the protein is encoded by the coding sequence ATGTTTAGCTTAACGGGAAAGCGAGCCGTAGTCACGGGCGCAGCCAGCGGAATCGGTCTTGCCATTGCAAAGAGTTTTGCCAGTGCTGGAGCGGCCGTGGTCGTATGCGATCTGGTGCCGGATGCGGTCGCAGGTGTCGCCACAGCGATCGCAGAGCACACAGGTGCTGAAGTACTCGCCAGGACTTGCGACGTGTCCAGCGAAGACGCCGTCAAGGAGGTCTTCAACGGGCTCGGGCCGCTGGACATCCTGGTCAATTGTGCAGGGATCGCCCACGTTGGGCGACTGGAAAACACTACCGCAAGCGATCTTGACCGCCTGTACGCAGTGAATGTGCGCGGCACCTTTCTTTGCATGCAAGCAGCTTTGCCGCTCTTACTGGAACGCGGTGGCGGATCGATTTTGAATATGGCCTCCATCGCGGCGACTGCGGGTCTCAACGACCGGCTGGCGTATTCGATGTCCAAGGGAGCTGTGCTGTCGATGACGCTCTCCGTCGCGCGGGACTATCTGGCGGCAGGTATACGCTGCAACGCGATCTCGCCGGCACGCGTTCACACGCCCTTTGTCGATGGTTTCGTCGCGAAGAACTATCCGGGGCAAGAAGCTGCAAAGCTCGAGGAATTGGCGCGGGCGCAGCCGATTGGCCGCATGGGAAAGCCTGAGGAAATTGCTGCTCTCGCGCTGTACCTCTGCTCGGATGAAGCATCGTTTGCTACCGGCTGCGACTACCCGATCGATGGCGGATTTCTTCACGTTCGGTAG
- a CDS encoding beta-N-acetylhexosaminidase, producing the protein MPQPVSMSTGQGRLVLTKGFTASTPRGSSPRLDRAVERMLYRLEDQTGLELVRQVGHVTGATLTVDVLQPDTTVQGLDEDESYHLDITSNAIQIHAATTTGAMHALETMLQLVQPAGSAYMVPAAVIDDSPRFHWRGLMIDCGRHFEPIDVLKRNLDAMAAVKLNVFHWHLTEDQGFRIESKRFPRLTAEGSDGLFYTQEQARELVQYARDRGIRIVPEFEMPGHSVAWLVAYPELNSGTQPTGIRREFGVSDYVLDPTREATYKFINLFLTEMASIFPDQYVHIGGDEAPAPDWKTNPRIVAFMKSHDLKDNDALQAYFNKRVLAILTKLNRRMVGWDEIFNPALPKDVVIQSWRGEQSLSKGATQGYQGVLSAPYYLDGMQPAVKPYLADPISANTTLTPEQQKLILGGEICMWGEHLDGRTIDSRIWPRSAAIAERFWSPQNVRDVDSMYSRLDAVSVELETLGLRHLTSEDAELRGLAGSEHIAALRTFASAFEPVGFGDRSSEQHTSQRTALTSFVDAVRPDPPIRHQLELAAKRYLAKGTETTSATSQSKDLLERFFSEVNASMPSVNELIKQQPRLQPMQERADQLAVLTGIGSQAIHFLETGTSAPAQWKQDALARIEGAKKPSGLVFFDFLSPLTDLVNATR; encoded by the coding sequence ATGCCGCAGCCAGTAAGTATGTCGACGGGTCAAGGACGACTCGTGCTTACCAAGGGCTTCACCGCGAGTACACCACGCGGGTCTTCGCCGCGTCTCGACAGGGCCGTCGAACGGATGCTCTATCGTCTGGAGGACCAGACTGGCTTAGAGCTTGTACGACAGGTTGGTCACGTTACGGGTGCGACTTTAACGGTTGATGTTCTGCAGCCGGACACGACGGTTCAGGGATTGGACGAAGATGAATCCTACCACCTGGATATCACCTCCAATGCGATCCAGATTCATGCCGCGACCACGACGGGCGCGATGCACGCCTTGGAAACAATGCTTCAATTGGTTCAGCCAGCAGGCTCCGCTTACATGGTGCCCGCGGCGGTCATTGATGACAGTCCGCGCTTTCATTGGCGCGGACTCATGATCGATTGCGGCCGACACTTCGAACCCATCGACGTGCTGAAGCGGAACCTCGATGCGATGGCTGCCGTAAAGCTGAACGTCTTTCACTGGCACTTGACCGAGGATCAGGGATTCCGTATCGAGAGCAAGCGGTTCCCCAGGCTGACGGCCGAGGGCTCTGACGGACTCTTCTATACCCAGGAGCAGGCGCGGGAGCTTGTGCAGTATGCGCGCGATCGCGGTATCCGCATAGTCCCGGAGTTTGAGATGCCGGGACACTCCGTTGCATGGCTCGTCGCCTACCCGGAACTGAATAGTGGGACACAACCGACCGGGATCCGGCGCGAGTTCGGCGTGTCGGACTACGTGCTTGATCCCACACGGGAAGCGACGTACAAGTTCATTAACTTGTTCCTCACAGAAATGGCCTCAATCTTCCCGGACCAATATGTGCACATCGGAGGAGACGAGGCGCCTGCCCCGGATTGGAAGACTAATCCGCGTATCGTTGCCTTCATGAAGTCGCATGACCTGAAGGACAACGATGCCTTGCAGGCTTACTTCAACAAGCGCGTCCTCGCGATTCTGACTAAGCTGAACCGGCGCATGGTGGGATGGGACGAGATCTTCAACCCAGCACTTCCAAAGGATGTCGTCATCCAGTCGTGGCGTGGCGAGCAGTCCCTGAGCAAGGGCGCCACGCAGGGCTACCAGGGTGTGCTCTCGGCCCCCTACTATCTCGACGGGATGCAGCCGGCAGTGAAGCCTTATCTCGCAGATCCAATCTCAGCGAATACGACACTGACGCCAGAGCAGCAGAAGCTGATTCTGGGCGGAGAGATCTGCATGTGGGGTGAGCATCTGGATGGACGGACGATCGATTCACGTATCTGGCCGCGCAGCGCAGCGATCGCCGAGCGATTCTGGTCGCCACAGAACGTGCGAGACGTCGACAGTATGTACTCGCGCCTTGATGCAGTCTCTGTCGAACTGGAGACGCTGGGACTTCGGCACCTCACGAGTGAAGATGCTGAGCTTCGTGGTCTGGCTGGAAGCGAACATATTGCAGCTCTACGCACCTTCGCGTCAGCGTTTGAACCGGTTGGGTTCGGTGATCGATCCTCCGAGCAGCACACCTCGCAACGAACTGCTTTGACGAGTTTTGTTGATGCGGTTCGGCCCGACCCGCCGATCCGACACCAGTTGGAGTTGGCTGCGAAGCGATATCTCGCAAAGGGAACAGAGACCACCTCTGCTACGTCTCAATCGAAGGATCTTCTGGAACGCTTCTTCTCGGAGGTGAATGCATCCATGCCGTCTGTTAACGAACTGATCAAGCAGCAACCCCGGTTGCAGCCCATGCAGGAACGTGCGGATCAGCTCGCGGTGCTGACAGGGATTGGCAGCCAGGCGATACATTTTCTGGAGACTGGAACGTCTGCACCTGCCCAATGGAAACAGGATGCGTTAGCGCGAATCGAAGGGGCGAAGAAGCCTAGTGGTCTGGTCTTCTTTGACTTCCTGTCGCCGCTGACCGATCTGGTAAACGCAACACGATAG
- a CDS encoding amidohydrolase family protein has product MRVDAHHHLWHYNVDEFSWIEDEAAALRRDFLLADFEAALKEAHVDASVVVQARQSLSETLWLLKCAEQSESIGGVVGWVPLNDSDKLSKALDELSSHRTFVGAREILQDKPDGFLMDSALTEGMRQLTQRDITYDLLIRASQLEEAIRFVDLHPNQKFVLDHAGKPRIAQGEVEPWAGLLRDLGRRHNVFCKLSGLATEAKRDGWTAADLAPYLDTCLGAFGPQRCMAGSDWPVCLVATSYSAWWQSLERWVDSMSADEQQQIMGGTACLFYGLSPVGRPAAKQIR; this is encoded by the coding sequence ATGCGAGTGGACGCACATCATCACCTGTGGCATTACAACGTTGACGAGTTTTCGTGGATTGAAGACGAAGCCGCTGCACTCCGCCGCGACTTCCTGCTAGCGGACTTCGAGGCTGCTCTTAAAGAGGCACACGTAGACGCAAGCGTAGTGGTGCAGGCTCGCCAATCGCTGTCCGAGACCCTTTGGTTGCTGAAGTGTGCAGAGCAGTCCGAATCGATCGGTGGTGTTGTTGGATGGGTGCCACTCAATGACAGCGACAAACTCTCTAAGGCTCTGGACGAACTCAGTTCGCATCGAACTTTTGTCGGCGCTCGCGAGATCCTTCAAGACAAGCCAGATGGCTTCCTGATGGATTCAGCATTGACGGAGGGTATGCGTCAGCTTACGCAGCGTGACATCACATACGATCTCCTGATCCGCGCTTCCCAGCTTGAAGAAGCCATCCGTTTCGTCGACCTGCATCCCAATCAAAAGTTCGTACTGGACCATGCCGGGAAGCCCCGGATAGCACAAGGTGAAGTGGAACCCTGGGCCGGGCTGCTCCGCGACCTCGGCCGCCGTCACAATGTCTTCTGCAAGCTTTCGGGTCTGGCGACCGAAGCTAAGCGGGACGGCTGGACCGCGGCCGATCTGGCACCATATCTTGATACGTGCCTGGGAGCCTTTGGGCCGCAGCGATGTATGGCAGGTTCTGACTGGCCCGTTTGCCTTGTCGCGACCTCTTACTCAGCTTGGTGGCAGTCGCTGGAGCGTTGGGTAGATTCCATGTCGGCAGATGAGCAGCAGCAAATCATGGGCGGTACGGCGTGTCTGTTCTACGGGTTATCGCCGGTGGGACGCCCAGCGGCAAAGCAGATCCGGTGA
- a CDS encoding RbsD/FucU domain-containing protein produces the protein MLRSGILHPQLNSLLSRVRHTNTLVIADRGFPFWPQIETVDLALVDDIPTVLDVLRAIVPNFSIGHAWMASEFKEHNDENLLHSFRELLPELTFEPHEAVKQRVPNAIGLVRSAGTAQYSNVILQSA, from the coding sequence ATGCTGCGTTCCGGTATCCTGCATCCGCAACTCAACTCGCTGCTAAGCCGCGTCCGGCATACCAACACCCTGGTGATTGCGGATCGTGGGTTTCCATTCTGGCCGCAGATCGAAACGGTGGATCTGGCACTGGTGGATGACATCCCGACCGTCCTGGATGTACTGCGGGCGATCGTTCCTAACTTCTCGATTGGGCACGCGTGGATGGCGAGCGAATTCAAAGAGCACAATGATGAGAACCTTCTGCACAGCTTCCGTGAATTATTACCAGAATTGACCTTCGAGCCTCATGAAGCGGTGAAGCAAAGGGTGCCTAATGCAATCGGTCTCGTCCGCTCCGCGGGAACGGCCCAGTATTCGAACGTGATTCTTCAATCGGCCTAA
- a CDS encoding SDR family oxidoreductase translates to MDGLVFLVSGGGSGIGQAVTRQCLEEGATVVVAGRHTPEVMAFETEMKASVSSRCRFFQAELADPRQCEAAIAFVRDSFGRLDGLVNNAGANDNVGLETGNPLRFEESLRQNLLHYYSLAHFALPMLKESHGSIVNISSKVAVTGQGGTSAYAAAKGAQLALTREWAAELLPYGIRVNAVVPAEVVTPLYEQWLAQQHGGTGLATVGARVPLQHRMTRASEIASAVAFLLSPTQSAHTTAQHVFVDGGYTHLDRALTSGADAT, encoded by the coding sequence ATGGATGGCCTTGTATTTCTGGTAAGTGGCGGCGGGTCAGGCATAGGTCAGGCGGTGACGCGGCAATGCCTGGAAGAGGGTGCGACCGTTGTGGTCGCTGGACGCCATACGCCTGAAGTGATGGCATTCGAGACAGAGATGAAGGCATCGGTTTCTTCGCGATGCCGTTTCTTCCAGGCAGAGCTTGCGGATCCGAGGCAGTGCGAGGCTGCCATTGCCTTCGTGCGCGACAGCTTCGGTCGCCTGGATGGCCTGGTGAACAATGCGGGGGCCAACGATAATGTTGGTCTTGAGACGGGGAATCCGCTCCGCTTCGAAGAGAGTCTTCGGCAGAATCTCTTGCACTACTATTCCCTTGCGCACTTTGCTCTGCCCATGCTGAAGGAAAGTCACGGCTCCATCGTGAACATCAGCTCGAAGGTTGCCGTCACCGGCCAGGGTGGCACCTCGGCTTACGCAGCCGCCAAAGGCGCGCAACTGGCACTCACACGCGAGTGGGCTGCGGAGTTACTTCCCTATGGCATTCGTGTGAACGCCGTCGTGCCTGCTGAGGTGGTCACGCCCTTATATGAGCAATGGCTCGCTCAGCAACACGGAGGTACTGGCCTTGCAACTGTAGGTGCGCGCGTCCCTCTTCAGCACCGCATGACTCGTGCATCGGAGATCGCCTCTGCTGTGGCCTTTCTGCTATCACCAACGCAATCCGCCCACACAACCGCCCAGCATGTCTTCGTCGACGGTGGTTACACCCACCTGGATCGTGCGCTGACGTCCGGCGCCGACGCCACCTAG
- a CDS encoding alpha-L-fucosidase produces MNRRNFILSAASVGIGTGYAHGFPFLLEGASDAAKTRAHPSADQLAWQDLELGMFVHFAPNTWQDLESDDLSTPLSRINPRDLDTDQWARTAVALGARYLVFVAKHQGGFCMWQTKTTEYSIRNTPWKSGRGDVLAEVAASCKRHGLKLGVYVCPRDDHFGAKTGGVCATPEMQARYDTMYRQQLTEVLGNYGPMVEVWFDGSTRTPVSDLLARYQPHSMVFQGSAATIRWVGNEDGYAPYPCWNGIDAEEAKTGTATSLNSDPSGAVWMPNEVDVSIRRPDWFWSTKNESKVLNVDQLLSIYYRSVGRGAQLLLNIPADRSGLLPAKDTEAATQLGAEIWRRFQDPVAETAGSGSSLLLSGKPAMPIDTMVLAEDLRFGERVRSYRLEGYKGGSWTLLGSGSAIGHKRIQPIASAVYDKVRLTITESVGRPHLRSMVAFHTGQEPPTAWDAPAQLWAANLVGRWESHTFHLDLTSQIKAAAQYRLRFIPLAGTVKGLNNLSLRLHGVDEPDLLKRSPAHVDELVLDITGVAETVAISGTVVGAERGSVTLQKL; encoded by the coding sequence ATGAACAGGCGCAACTTCATCCTCTCGGCAGCTTCCGTCGGTATCGGTACCGGCTACGCGCATGGCTTCCCTTTCCTTCTGGAGGGAGCATCGGATGCAGCAAAGACCCGTGCGCATCCCAGCGCCGACCAACTTGCCTGGCAGGATCTTGAGCTGGGCATGTTCGTTCACTTCGCGCCCAACACATGGCAGGATCTTGAGTCGGACGATCTGTCCACACCACTGTCCCGGATAAATCCGCGGGATCTCGATACCGACCAGTGGGCAAGGACTGCTGTCGCTTTGGGTGCGCGGTACCTCGTCTTTGTGGCGAAACACCAGGGCGGGTTCTGCATGTGGCAGACCAAAACCACGGAATACAGCATCCGGAACACGCCCTGGAAGAGTGGCCGAGGGGACGTACTTGCAGAGGTGGCGGCTTCCTGCAAACGCCACGGTTTGAAACTTGGAGTTTACGTCTGTCCTCGTGACGATCACTTCGGCGCTAAGACCGGCGGAGTCTGTGCCACGCCCGAGATGCAGGCCCGGTACGACACCATGTACCGGCAACAGCTCACCGAAGTCCTCGGCAACTATGGTCCCATGGTGGAAGTGTGGTTCGACGGATCCACACGAACGCCTGTAAGTGACCTGCTGGCGCGCTACCAGCCGCATTCCATGGTCTTTCAAGGTTCTGCAGCCACTATACGGTGGGTGGGTAATGAAGACGGCTACGCGCCCTATCCCTGCTGGAACGGCATTGATGCCGAAGAGGCGAAGACAGGCACCGCTACGTCTTTGAACAGCGATCCTTCGGGAGCGGTGTGGATGCCGAATGAGGTGGACGTCTCGATACGGCGTCCGGACTGGTTCTGGAGCACCAAGAATGAGAGCAAGGTTTTAAACGTCGACCAACTGCTCTCGATCTACTACCGATCCGTCGGCCGGGGCGCGCAGCTCCTGCTCAATATTCCCGCAGATAGAAGCGGATTGCTGCCGGCAAAGGACACGGAGGCAGCGACTCAGCTGGGTGCGGAAATTTGGCGGCGCTTTCAGGATCCCGTTGCAGAAACAGCAGGCAGTGGCAGCTCACTCCTGCTGAGCGGCAAGCCGGCGATGCCCATCGACACGATGGTGCTTGCAGAGGATCTACGCTTCGGCGAACGGGTGCGCAGTTACAGGCTGGAGGGTTATAAGGGCGGATCCTGGACACTCCTCGGTAGCGGTTCCGCTATCGGCCATAAGCGCATCCAGCCCATTGCCTCGGCGGTCTACGACAAGGTGCGATTGACGATCACGGAAAGTGTCGGACGCCCGCATCTTCGTTCCATGGTAGCGTTCCATACCGGCCAGGAGCCTCCCACAGCATGGGACGCCCCTGCGCAGCTCTGGGCGGCCAATCTTGTCGGCCGATGGGAAAGTCACACCTTCCATCTGGACCTAACCTCACAGATCAAGGCTGCGGCCCAATATCGGCTTCGCTTCATTCCACTTGCTGGCACTGTGAAAGGGCTCAACAATCTTTCGTTGCGCCTGCACGGAGTCGATGAGCCTGACCTGCTCAAGCGAAGCCCTGCTCATGTCGATGAACTTGTCCTGGACATCACGGGTGTTGCGGAAACGGTTGCCATCAGTGGAACGGTAGTGGGTGCGGAGCGAGGCTCCGTGACGCTGCAGAAACTCTAG
- a CDS encoding IclR family transcriptional regulator yields MARKSSQEIHSGSSDQTVVYATPALEKGLDILELLARDRNGLTKSEVARALQRTVSEIFRMLVCLQRRGYIIETQQDRYVLSLRLFQLVQEHPPTERLLSEALPRMHVLSEKLEQSCHLGVLEAGHVVILAQTNARASVGLYVKAGSRVDLMEAASGQVILAHLPSEAREKALADWQKETGRRVPADLGSHLRKIERRGYETRKSYQVQGVINISCPLMGESSRAVAALTIPFIHRLGASIPLREAELMLRETSREISKAIGAPH; encoded by the coding sequence ATGGCACGCAAGTCTTCGCAAGAAATCCATTCTGGAAGTTCGGACCAGACCGTGGTGTATGCCACACCAGCGCTCGAAAAAGGTTTGGACATCCTGGAGTTGTTAGCAAGAGATCGCAATGGACTGACCAAGAGTGAGGTCGCGAGAGCGCTGCAACGGACAGTCTCTGAGATCTTTCGTATGCTCGTCTGCCTACAGCGCAGGGGATACATCATTGAGACGCAACAGGATCGCTACGTTCTTTCCCTGCGCCTATTCCAGCTTGTACAGGAGCATCCCCCAACCGAACGACTCCTCTCGGAAGCGCTGCCTCGCATGCATGTTCTGTCTGAAAAGCTCGAGCAGTCATGTCATCTTGGCGTCCTGGAAGCCGGGCACGTCGTGATTCTGGCTCAAACGAATGCGCGGGCGTCCGTGGGCCTGTACGTGAAGGCTGGATCGAGGGTAGACCTGATGGAGGCAGCGTCGGGACAAGTGATCCTTGCACACCTGCCCTCGGAAGCAAGAGAGAAAGCGCTTGCCGACTGGCAGAAAGAGACAGGTCGCAGGGTGCCTGCAGACCTGGGCAGCCACTTGAGAAAGATCGAGCGCCGCGGGTACGAGACGCGGAAGAGCTATCAGGTGCAGGGCGTGATCAATATCTCCTGCCCTTTGATGGGTGAGTCGAGTCGAGCCGTCGCTGCGCTAACCATCCCCTTCATCCACCGGCTCGGTGCAAGCATTCCCCTTCGCGAGGCGGAGCTCATGCTGCGGGAGACAAGCCGCGAGATTTCCAAAGCTATCGGCGCGCCGCATTAA
- a CDS encoding fumarylacetoacetate hydrolase family protein, with amino-acid sequence MKLISYRHKDGGSTRAGLLEGDAVRPFVGSDRDPVLAFIESGDTQPALEAQTLALSEVKLLAPIQRPPRIFGVGLNYREHAAESKMVVQSVPTVFMKLSSSVIGPEEDVILAPEALQPDFEVELGVVIGRPGYRIAAGDWEDHVFGYTIVNDVSARAVQLATTQWTLGKSFPTFTPMGPCIVTRDEVPDPHALDIKLTLDGEVMQSANTRDLIFRVPELIAYISSIVPLEAGDVISTGTPPGVGLGRTPQRWLKPGEQMLLEVERIGTLRNRTR; translated from the coding sequence ATGAAGCTGATTTCGTACAGGCATAAGGACGGCGGTTCAACGCGTGCCGGTCTGCTGGAAGGCGATGCAGTGAGGCCCTTCGTGGGCTCCGATCGTGATCCAGTGCTTGCGTTCATCGAAAGTGGTGACACGCAGCCTGCCCTGGAGGCACAGACTCTCGCGCTGAGTGAGGTTAAACTGCTTGCCCCTATCCAGCGGCCGCCGCGCATTTTTGGAGTAGGTCTCAACTACCGTGAGCATGCAGCAGAGTCGAAGATGGTTGTGCAGAGTGTGCCGACCGTATTCATGAAGCTGTCCTCCTCCGTTATCGGGCCCGAAGAGGATGTGATCCTGGCGCCTGAAGCCCTCCAGCCAGACTTCGAAGTGGAGCTGGGTGTTGTCATCGGCAGGCCCGGATACCGCATTGCCGCCGGCGACTGGGAAGATCATGTTTTTGGCTACACCATTGTGAATGACGTGAGTGCACGCGCTGTGCAGCTTGCAACGACGCAGTGGACGCTGGGCAAGAGCTTTCCGACCTTCACACCGATGGGTCCATGCATCGTCACTCGCGACGAAGTCCCCGACCCACACGCGTTGGATATCAAGTTGACCCTGGACGGAGAGGTGATGCAATCTGCGAATACTCGTGATCTCATCTTCCGTGTCCCGGAGCTGATCGCATACATCTCTTCGATCGTTCCTTTGGAGGCTGGTGATGTCATCAGTACCGGAACGCCGCCGGGCGTTGGACTTGGCCGCACTCCACAACGGTGGCTCAAACCCGGGGAGCAGATGCTGCTTGAAGTCGAGCGCATTGGCACGCTGCGCAACCGGACCCGTTAA